In the bacterium genome, CGAGCGGCGCATTCCGACCCGCAGACTGCCGGGCGGACGGAGTCACGAACTCTCTTACGCGTACTGAGTCCAGGGAACGGGTCAGATGGCCTGCTCCGAGAAGACCTGCGGACTCGAAAGGCACATTCTTCGGACCACAACTCAAACCATCGGGCCTCTGCGGTCGATGTGAGCTGGTGATCGACTCCCGACTGGGCAGATCGATGTACGGATAGAAACCGCTCCGGCCCCGGTCGTCCAGGCGATCCGTTGACCCGCTTTCTCGAGCGAGCGATGCTCCCTCCGTGGCGACACCCGAGCGATCCAGGAAGAGCTGCATCACGCCCGAGGGCGTCAAGAGGCTCCAGGCGGAACTCGAACGCTTGTGGAAGACCGAACGACCGCGGGTGACACTCGAGGTCCAGGAAGCGGCAGCGATGGGCGATCGCTCCGAAAACGCCGAGTACATCTACGGCAAGCGCCGCCTGCGGGAGATCGACAGTCGGATCCGTTTCATCCGCAAGCGCTTTGATCAACTCGTGGTCGTGCAACCCGGAGAGGTCGATGAGGATCGCGTGTTCTTTGGCGCGTGGGTCACTCTCGAGCCCGAGCAGGGTGAGACGGTGCGCTACCGGCTGGTGGGTCCCGACGAGACCGATGTCGAAAACGGGCTGATCAGCATCGAGTCGCCCATGGGGCGGGTGCTGGTTGGCAAGGAGGAGGGCGAGGAGGTCATCGTCCGCCGCCCAGCGGGTCCTGCGAGCTTCACGATCCTGGAGATCGACTACGCAGGCGAGGCTGACGCGCCGGGCGCGTTTGGCTAGCCGTGCCCACTCATGTCTGCTTCCCGGGTGGTCGATAGAGCCATGAAAGGCCAACGGCGCCAGCAAGGTCCCGAGAGGTCGGCTATCTTGGTACGGTCAATCCGCGGAAGGATGAGATCTTTGAAGCTCACAAGCCTCGTTTCAGCACTGATTCTGGTC is a window encoding:
- the greB gene encoding transcription elongation factor GreB, with protein sequence MATPERSRKSCITPEGVKRLQAELERLWKTERPRVTLEVQEAAAMGDRSENAEYIYGKRRLREIDSRIRFIRKRFDQLVVVQPGEVDEDRVFFGAWVTLEPEQGETVRYRLVGPDETDVENGLISIESPMGRVLVGKEEGEEVIVRRPAGPASFTILEIDYAGEADAPGAFG